A genomic stretch from Pochonia chlamydosporia 170 chromosome 4, whole genome shotgun sequence includes:
- a CDS encoding carbohydrate-binding WSC (similar to Metarhizium robertsii ARSEF 23 XP_007821186.1), whose translation MSSLSLAGAQGIGSLFLVAASWVGLADAVDVDICATFNTASMNRNVSMFQTNGLCHDFCTPQGYAYAITQSNNCWCSNYTPAKSAQVSTSKCSLNCPGYPDEKCGGQGLFAYLNLNAALPSGTKGPDASSTTEPTETTSKPASTIATVTADGTVRTVTIVPTETGAGGHASGDNQSVSVQDSGLKTGAIVGIVVGIVGGVLVLAGLIMFFYFRRKKQRQENDYRDDPSIRGSSSGMMGSGRPEMSRAPGSPGSTGNRSSTLQIDPRMDPFQQSLYARSGSRESVNTLRDDHDYSRRIQQPKVLRATNPDPEHSSGS comes from the exons ATGTCATCTCTCAGCTTAGCGGGTGCccaaggcattggcagccTGTTTCTCGTGGCTGCCTCTTGGGTTGGCCTCGCTGATGCAGTCGATGTCGATATTTGTGCCACATTTAACACCGCCTCTATGAACAGAA ATGTCAGTATGTTCCAGACGAATGGCCTTTGCCATGATTTTTGCACGCCACAAGGCTACGCCTATGCCATCACACAATCCAACAATTGCTGGTGTTCAAACTACACGCCTGCAAAGTCAGCCCAGGTCAGCACCTCTAAGTGCAGCCTGAACTGTCCCGGCTACCCGGACGAGAAGtgtggcggccaaggctTGTTTGCCTATCTGAATCTCAATGCTGCATTGCCTTCAGGTACCAAAGGACCGGATGCCAGTTCTACCACAGAG CCGACCGAAACTACGTCGAAGCCTGCTTCGACTATCGCTACAGTTACTGCTGACGGAACGGTCAGGACGGTCACGATTGTACCCACAGAAACCGGGGCCGGAGGGCATGCATCCGGCGATAATCAGAGTGTCTCAGTTCAAGACAGTGGATTGAAGACCGGAGCCATTGTCGGAATCGTCGTTGGTATTGTCGGCGGTGTTTTGGTTTTGGCCGGTCTCATCATGTTCTTCTATTTCCGACGAAAGAAGCAACGACAAGAAAACGATTACCGAGACGACCCGAGCATTCGAGGTAGCTCGTCGGGAATGATGGGCTCTGGTCGTCCAGAAATGTCGCGTGCTCCCGGCTCCCCAGGTAGTACCGGCAATAGGAGCAGCACTTTGCAAATCGACCCTCGGATGGACCCTTTCCAACAAAGTCTGTATGCTCGAAGCGGCAGCCGCGAGAGCGTCAACACGCTTCGCGACGACCACGACTACTCGAGACGCATTCAGCAGCCCAAAGTCCTGCGGGCCACGAATCCTGATCCCGAGCATTCGAGTGGAAGCTAA
- a CDS encoding galactose oxidase (similar to Metarhizium robertsii ARSEF 23 XP_007821149.1): MWETGFAATKAATVPCLTVKKSSSWKWHARVFALALAAMQPATVAAHVFPYVPTQIFMPTACLNQSTCAGADLAYIFSQSDDGNVQFSSFNYSTNVAADAQPSSITKNLPFLKDQPATTAFGAARTSNGSVVVYSGACDGTTGSLWSFSSDTADGGSGTWSKRTTTPSNSAKGSSRGPCFLGGTLAFSSKLAPTMDQPTIYTYGGMCHAPNTSSETWQSSANYTKTMMSLAPNSQAVDTAYSLSVASTAGPRTPIAGFTLTQLPASVTNISGSITQQAGFVLLGGHTQQAFINMSTAAVWNLPEQSWSYINIGGPGGSNGNELVRRDTQEIESRSGHTAVLTEDGSSVVVLGGWVGDVSNPAEPQLVVLQLSQTYSSWKWSVPREQPGGKGVYGHGAAMLPGNVMMVYGGWETSSAGGTSKRQASSGGPRFLNVTSMSWSNSYTNPTPGKMPNGNGSHDAPGAEDDSAQSRRLGLGLGLGLGLALLLGLVVLAFYCWRVRLKKRRASRRDEAAKAMAQDARYFSHDTDEMMERDDGPQWHLPGSDGYQGAAADRSVGYESLRGARTSLDDGPGRAITRKPVMSRAMRGGYAPAESRFNAFVSPPGRIHPILEDDEDEYHNAHQHPAEPLTPTSDVHSDPFLTPTATAPPVLFAPSNRSSATPSPEGHRHYDPDVQDWVSDVDAADSLLDKYNTSRQGRISPTRKNSTRSTALRDDESRSGSNLSESNRSAADSLRRSQSNRKPSSFFGGMLLGGDHPKPSSSSSSSYNTAKSGFGPLQAEGPALLGRTTPTSAANAYDDEDFISPPSPSKTKPRRNWLGSLTRVFSQSGGSAPRGSPELSPIRPEMEQYGGDYEPRSGLKGELLRRKQGRLDWEDGGEGSSRGAGAQPENEWDIERAVEQRLVQVMFTVPKERLRVVNGDEEPDTDAESLHQKGARLKEMGELHEPQVAELVDPDKSSESTGEHEERGREQHQRPYSHVEDPELLHVDIPEGRLSHSTDDSGRRSSGAVFMAEAVTFERPRTRVLQMVDTIESRSQSNSPTRGE; the protein is encoded by the coding sequence ATGTGGGAGACGGGCTTCGCAgccaccaaggctgccacTGTACCTTGTCtgacggtgaagaagagcagTTCTTGGAAATGGCATGCTCGCGTCTTCGCCCTcgctttggcagccatgcagccagccaCCGTAGCAGCGCATGTGTTTCCTTATGTGCCGACTCAGATTTTCATGCCAACCGCTTGTCTCAACCAGTCTACCTGCGCTGGCGCCGATTTAGCATACATTTTTTCACAGAGCGATGATGGGAATGTGCAATTCTCCTCGTTCAACTACTCAACCAATGTGGCGGCTGACGCTCAGCCCTCCTCAATAACGAAGAACCTGCCATTCCTGAAGGATCAACCGGCGACGACGGCCTTTGGAGCTGCGAGAACGAGCAATGGGTCAGTGGTGGTGTATTCTGGAGCTTGCGATGGAACCACGGGTTCGTTATGGAGTTTTTCGAGCGACACGGCCGATGGGGGGAGCGGCACTTGGTCGAAAAGGACGACAACGCCTAGTAATTCTGCGAAAGGAAGCTCGCGAGGACCTTGTTTTCTCGGTGGGACTCTGGCATTCTCCTCGAAGCTTGCACCTACGATGGATCAACCGACAATTTATACGTATGGTGGTATGTGTCATGCTCCCAATACGAGTTCTGAGACGTGGCAATCTAGTGCCAATTACAcaaagacgatgatgagcttGGCGCCGAACAGCCAGGCTGTTGATACGGCGTACTCTCTCAGCGTGGCATCTACGGCTGGACCCAGAACACCCATTGCTGGATTCACACTCACGCAGTTACCGGCTTCAGTGACGAACATCTCTGGCTCCATTACGCAGCAGGCTGGATTTGTGCTGCTAGGCGGCCACACTCAGCAAGCGTTTATCAACATGAGTACTGCTGCGGTGTGGAACCTCCCCGAGCAGTCGTGGTCGTATATCAATATTGGTGGGCCGGGTGGCTCGAACGGAAACGAGTTGGTTCGCAGGGATACCCAAGAAATCGAGAGTCGATCGGGGCATACTGCCGTGTTGACGGAGGATGGCTCGTCGGTTGTCGTCCTGGGAGGTTGGGTTGGCGACGTGAGCAACCCTGCTGAACCGCAGCTTGTGGTTTTACAGCTCAGTCAAACGTATAGTTCTTGGAAATGGAGTGTCCCGCGAGAACAGCCTGGCGGAAAGGGGGTGTATGGACACGGAGCAGCGATGCTACCAGGTaatgtgatgatggtgtatGGCGGTTGGGAGACATCATCCGCAGGCGGAACCTCGAAACGACAAGCTTCGTCTGGTGGACCGCGTTTTCTCAATGTCACGTCCATGTCGTGGTCTAACTCATATACAAACCCTACACCGGGCAAAATGCCAAACGGGAACGGATCCCACGACGCTCCGGGTGCTGAGGATGATTCTGCGCAGTCTAGGCGGCTGGGGTTAGGGTTAGGACTTGGCCTAGGTCTTGCGCTGTTGTTGGGGCTCGTTGTTCTGGCTTTCTACTGTTGGAGAGTGAGGCTCAAGAAGAGACGGGCGTCTAGGAGGgatgaagcagccaaggcaATGGCACAGGATGCCCGGTATTTCAGCCACGATACAGATGAAATGATGGAACGGGATGACGGACCTCAGTGGCATTTGCCTGGGAGTGATGGGTACCAAGGTGCCGCGGCGGACAGATCTGTAGGGTACGAATCTCTTCGGGGAGCAAGGACATCGCTCGATGATGGACCAGGACGCGCAATTACGAGGAAGCCGGTTATGAGCCGCGCAATGAGAGGCGGCTATGCACCTGCGGAATCTCGCTTTAACGCCTTCGTCTCACCACCGGGACGTATCCATCCTATTCtggaggacgacgaggatgaatATCACAATGCGCATCAGCATCCGGCAGaaccacttacaccaacCTCAGATGTTCACTCAGATCCCTTCCTCACCCCAACAGCCACGGCGCCTCCCGTTTTATTCGCGCCAAGTAACCGATCTTCTGCTACACCTAGTCCCGAAGGGCATCGCCACTACGACCCCGACGTCCAGGACTGGGTATCTGACGTGGACGCAGCTGATTCTCTATTAGACAAGTACAACACTTCACGCCAGGGTCGTATATCACCTACACGGAAGAACTCGACTCGGTCTACTGCTCTACGAGATGATGAATCCAGAAGCGGCTCCAACTTGTCAGAATCGAATCGCAGTGCGGCAGATAGTCTGCGCAGGTCGCAGTCGAACCGCAAACCATCCAGTTTCTTCGGCGGTATGCTTCTAGGGGGTGATCATCCCAAACCAAGCAGCTCCTCTTCAAGCAGCTACAACACTGCAAAGTCAGGCTTTGGACCACTACAAGCCGAGGGTCCTGCTCTCCTGGGCCGTACCACGCCGACCAGTGCCGCAAACGCCTacgacgacgaggacttCATCTCACCGCCGTCACCTTCAAAAACAAAACCGCGAAGAAACTGGCTCGGGTCACTGACGCGTGTGTTTTCGCAGTCAGGCGGCTCAGCGCCCAGAGGGTCCCCCGAGCTCTCACCCATACGCCCGGAGATGGAGCAATACGGCGGAGATTACGAGCCCCGATCCGGTTTGAAGGGCGAGCTTCTTAGAAGGAAGCAAGGCCGCTTGGATTGGGAAGACGGCGGCGAAGGCAGCTCTCGTGGGGCGGGAGCACAACCCGAAAATGAATGGGATATAGAACGCGCCGTGGAGCAGCGCCTAGTGCAAGTCATGTTCACTGTGCCCAAGGAACGGTTACGCGTGGTTAACGGCGACGAGGAACCGGACACGGATGCAGAGAGCTTGCACCAGAAGGGGGCGCGGCTCAAGGAGATGGGGGAGCTGCACGAGCCGCAGGTAGCAGAGCTGGTAGACCCGGATAAGTCGTCGGAGTCGACGGGCGAGCACGAGGAGAGGGGGAGGGAGCAGCACCAGAGGCCGTATTCTCATGTGGAGGATCCGGAGCTGTTGCATGTGGATATTCCGGAGGGGAGGTTGAGTCATTCGACTGATGATTCGGGGAGGAGGTCGTCGGGGGCGGTGTTTATGGCTGAGGCGGTTACATTTGAGaggccgaggacgagggtgTTGCAGATGGTGGATACGATTGAGAGTCGGAGTCAGAGTAATAGTCCGACGAGGGGGGAGTGA
- a CDS encoding phospholipase C, phosphatidylinositol-specific, X domain-containing protein (similar to Metarhizium robertsii ARSEF 23 XP_007826612.1) has product MAFINTAPARSSLSKPLLNLPHPKPPSPRRLTISIIFLGISAMMLFYLLLSLAPGLISSRPFHGYTSPWSFDANRSFQPKWMSKLPDTLNISSLSIPGTHDTMTYHIDKFSLQCQNWDLMLQMDAGIRYLDIRGRIKDRELMIYHADQPTGFSLLDVLGTIDTFLAENPSEFLILRLKEEGKPLGRGRLNAIFEEIFINVINTKPVTKDRFFFYTDSRVPLPTLGEVRSKIFMFQEFRSRENQYGLPWNNTQMILEDKWVIDGVDHLPEKWEAIETALNWASTMPLDNQHMYVSHVSASVGLLPVEAAAGPLNRTQVGMNDRTGEWLEKNRYEPNRRVGVLIFDFPGAKLIENVIKWNRLLWKGPF; this is encoded by the coding sequence ATGGCCTTCATAAATACAGCGCCCGCGCGCTCCTCCCTCTCCAAACCGCTCCTCAATCTTCCTCATCCGAAACCCCCATCGCCACGACGactcaccatctccatcatcttcctaGGCATATCCGCCATGATGCTATTCTACCTCCTCTTAAGCCTGGCGCCTGGCCTCATCAGCTCCCGCCCCTTCCACGGCTACACATCCCCATGGAGCTTCGACGCCAACAGGTCGTTCCAGCCAAAATGGATGAGCAAGCTCCCCGACaccctcaacatcagcagcCTTAGCATCCCGGGAACCCACGACACAATGACCTACCACATCGACAAGTTCTCTCTCCAGTGCCAAAACTGGGACCTGATGTTGCAGATGGACGCCGGCATCCGGTACCTCGACATCCGCGGCCGCATCAAGGACCGCGAGCTCATGATCTACCACGCCGACCAGCCAACCGGCTTCTCGCTCCTCGACGTCCTAGGCACCATTGACACCTTTCTCGCCGAGAACCCGTCCGAGTTTCTCATCTTGCGCCTCAAGGAAGAGGGCAAGCCCCTCGGTCGTGGCCGCCTCAACGCCATTTTTGAAGAAATCTTCATAAATGTTATTAATACCAAGCCCGTCACCAAAGaccgcttcttcttctacACCGACTCCAGGGTGCCGCTCCCCACGCTCGGGGAGGTCCGCTCCAAGATCTTCATGTTCCAGGAGTTTCGGAGCAGGGAGAATCAGTACGGCTTGCCCTGGAACAACACCCAGATGATCCTCGAGGACAAATGGGTCATCGACGGCGTTGACCACCTCCCAGAGAAGTGGGAGGCCATCGAAACCGCTTTGAACTGGGCGAGCACAATGCCCCTGGATAATCAGCACATGTACGTGTCGCATGTTTCTGCGTCCGTGGGCCTCTTGCCCGTTGAAGCGGCTGCGGGTCCCCTGAACCGCACCCAAGTCGGTATGAATGACAGGACGGGGGAgtggttggagaagaatCGCTATGAGCCTAACCGGAGGGTTGGGGTGCTTATTTTTGACTTTCCTGGTGCTAAACTCATTGAGAATGTTATCAAGTGGAACAGGTTATTGTGGAAGGGACCATTTTAG
- a CDS encoding C6 zinc finger domain-containing protein (similar to Metarhizium acridum CQMa 102 XP_007811551.1), which produces MNKVRARKVPSGRSCWGCKAKRLVCDFEQPSCNKCKARGVECPGYDKKPLVWIPDGQVKSCGRRHRQEQLVPCRVPGMLGRAWIDSCRPFEVVTYYNSCIAPDAVCAADAWGPEDQHYIPLEFARDIPEAALSSLTCIVLGHRILQSQDDAYRVQLSYRLRGCRSNAIRAVSRQISAGELAKDDDTLWAVLLLFLADVQQALTFDWRPHLDGASTLIDLRGGMSSFALSTNNFKQVVLYYILADVMGRTTSPSMTLEKAEAHLRLTQLIPELYHNGMRTSCPCPPELFQYIILVNYQRALLNEMDVTEEIRRNTAMNILDQINAFCPEDWVHETFGTQSGCSPSEGSSRVNMLSGWLYLASSYQCAAAVYCLGALLNGHRRTEAEGADVLSPLETDDLSRLKIDELPQDGMQRAYHAVLMYYLTQMMRLDGEGSGYGKLAVWPIVIAGMGVPQGDEGSKEFIRRHLRAASSVLGTSSTLVAINVLEKIWT; this is translated from the exons ATGAATAAAGTCAGAGCGCGCAAAGTTCCCAGCGGAAGATCCTGCTGGGGCTGCAAAGCGAAGCGTCTAGTGTGCGATTTCGAACAACCGTCCTGCAACAAGTGCAAAGCAAGGGGAGTAGAATGCCCCGGGTACGATAAGAAGCCGCTGGTTTGGATTCCAGACGGGCAGGTTAAGAGCTGTGGGCGACGCCACCGTCAGGAGCAGCTGGTTCCATGTCGTGTGCCGGGGATGTTGGGCCGAGCTTGGATAGACTCGTGCAGACCGTTTGAGGTGGTTACTTACT ATAATTCGTGTATTGCGCCTGATGCTGTTTGCGCTGCTGACGCCTGGGGGCCAGAGGACCAGCATTATATCCCGTTGGAGTTTGCGCGGGATATACCTGAGGCGGCGCTTAGTAGTCTGACTTGCATTGTATTGGGGCATAGGATACTGCAGAGTCAGGATGATGCGTATCGGGTGCAGCTTTCGTATCGGTTGCGTGGGTGTAGGAGTAATGCGATTCGAGCTGTAAGTCGGCAGATTAGTGCTGGGGAGTTGGCGAAGGATGATGATACGTTGTGGGCGGTTCTGCTGTTGTTTCTTGCAGAT GTGCAACAGGCTCTTACGTTCGATTGGAGACCACACTTGGATGGCGCGAGTACGCTTATAGATCTGCGAGGTGGCATGTCGAGCTTTGCCTTGTCGACCAACAACTTTAAGCAGGTCGTTCTGTACTACATACT GGCGGACGTCATGGGACGAACGACTAGTCCGTCCATGACGCTTGAAAAGGCGGAAGCACACCTTCGACTCACACAACTGATACCGGAGCTATACCATAACGGAATGCGAACATCATGTCCCTGTCCGCCGGAGCTGTTTCAATacatcatcctcgtcaactATCAACGTGCTTTACTGAACGAGATGGATGTCACAGAAGAGATACGTCGAAACACGGCGATGAATATCCTCGATCAAATCAACGCGTTCTGTCCCGAAGACTGGGTACACGAAACTTTTGGCACACAATCTGGTTGTTCGCCGTCGGAGGGGAGTAGCCGGGTAAACATGCTGTCAGGATGGTTGTACCTTGCCTCGTCGTATCAGTGCGCTGCTGCGGTGTACTGTCTCGGAGCTCTGCTGAATGGCCATCGGCGTACAGAAGCAGAGGGCGCTGATGTATTAAGTCCTTTGGAAACTGACGATTTAAGTCGTTTGAAAATTGACGAATTGCCCCAAGATGGAATGCAAAGGGCATATCATGCCGTGCTGATGTACTATCTTACGCAGATGATGCGTCTGGATGGTGAGGGTAGCGGCTACGGCAAGCTGGCGGTGTGGCCGATTGTCATTGCTGGAATGGGAGTACCACAGGGCGATGAAGGTTCAAAGGAGTTTATTAGGAGGCACTTGCGGGCTGCGAGTTCGGTGTTGGGGACGTCGTCGACTTTGGTGGCGATTAATGTGCTGGAGAAGATTTGGA CTTGA